In Pseudorasbora parva isolate DD20220531a chromosome 9, ASM2467924v1, whole genome shotgun sequence, the sequence tatattaagccatacaagtctcaacaccaggggatccctttaattgATAACGTAAATATGgacgttatttttttttacaaaacccaatcgattcgcttcagaaggcctttatggagccatgtggagtacttttatgaaggatggatgcacttttttgagcttcaaactccaACTcccgtcactgccattataaagcttgggaaatcaggatatttattaatataactaattatttaaatatatggaAAAATACACCTGGCTAAAGGGTGgataaatcatggggtaattttaatgtgaactaaaaAGCTAATTAGCTTTTAATTGTGacagtaaaatatattaaatgtaattgtATGAATTAATACATGAAATATAATGTAAGGGAGCCATATAAAATGCACCTTGAGACATAATTGTTTCACTTAAAATGACttaattccatgatgttgaagttaaataaacaaattatgtttgtttaatatCATGTTGGACCATTGTACAAGATTAAATCATGTTTCCAACACACTTTTTTAAGTGCATTTACAACTTAAACTTCATTCTGCTACCCTTTATGAGAAAGCATGTtagttattacatttaaaaccaaAGAAAAGTGTGTGGGTCAGGTTGTTTACTTCATTGCGGGGATTAATTTTCAACAGAAATATAACAACCTGAAATCCAATGTGGGTCAAGCAACATGGGAAATGGCTTAGTAAGCTAAAGagcattattaatatttaaaaatgcgaAAAATGTTATGTGATGGTGGTGAATGTTATGTTTAATGTTATAGGATAGAAAATATCTTTGGTCAatttataaacaaaaataaataaatagaaagtttaaactTGTATCTGAGTGTATGTGCATCACCTCAAAGTTTTCATCCGTGCAGCAGGTACAGGGTACACATGGTCCTGCAATTTTAAATGCTGGTTCACCTCGTTCATTCTCAACGGTGAATTTAGGGAGGCAAATATGACAGTTTTGTCTGACATGTCCGATGGTAATGCCTGGTGGAGACTGAACCTCCAGCTAAAATATACATACAACATATAATATGTAGAACAACATAATTAAGGGTTAAACAAGATAGAAATAACATTCATACCTCACTGCTGCAGCAGTTGCAAACATATGGTCGCACCAGTCTGATGATCTCTTGATTTGAGTCATTGAAAACATTCATTATGAAGGAACGGTATCCACCACAGCAAGACTTGTTACAACAATCGTTGTCCTCAAGAATACTAAACATCTTCTTCCCAGTGAAATCCTTCACCTCGTATTTGTTGTTAGACTTTATTCCACAGCAATCtttaagaaattaaaatgtAGATAAGGGTGGCGCTTGTTTGATTTCGCTGTATTTAATTGATCAAATGCTGATGAACAAACCTTCTTCAACACATTCAGACAGACTTTGTTCTTTGTGGACAAACAATTGAtcaatctaaaaaaataaaaataaaagacaatGACATGCAGTGGAAATCACTGAGAAATAAATGCATTTGTCAGTGTAGCATGCATGATGAATTATaagcattaataataataatgataaataagCAAGCATCTCCAATCTTTTCTGACCCAGGTCAATGTTTCCAGTTGAGAAGGACAGTGGTACGGGTCTGGGGAAGATATCGCTGCGGTGTCCTCAAGAGGAGCATAAACATAATCTGTATGCATCAAACAGCTTTGTTAAACAGATTATTACACACTGAAATCCTTTGTGCATTATCAATGAAAATGGATGTGATCCTTTCTGCACAACATTCAGTCAGATTCCTTAACTTCATATCTGCAGATCACAACtttcattttataattaatGAAAGTTTGATTTAATGTAGGAAACATTGCATTAAAACTTAATTATTTGAGTCAATGCACTTACATGTTTCTTTCATAAGCCGTTATTTTGTGAAAAAActataaaaagtattttttttaaatatatctttACAGATAATATTCAATAAAACTTAAATGTACACTTCAAATAAACGacatgaaacattttttttttttcatgggcCAGGATCGTAAAGCAGAGGGCAATGGAGCAACGGCAGACTTGGGCTGTGGTGCAGTGGTGGGTCCGAGCCGTGGTACAGTGGCGCAGCAGGAGACCAAAAG encodes:
- the LOC137089810 gene encoding phospholipid scramblase 1-like — its product is MESGHKLSMPFAMVTEASHKLFMPHAMATEASHKLFMPHVMVKRSIFWSPAAPLYHGSDPPLHHSPNYVYAPLEDTAAISSPDPYHCPSQLETLTWIDQLFVHKEQSLSECVEEDCCGIKSNNKYEVKDFTGKKMFSILEDNDCCNKSCCGGYRSFIMNVFNDSNQEIIRLVRPYVCNCCSSELEVQSPPGITIGHVRQNCHICLPKFTVENERGEPAFKIAGPCVPCTCCTDENFELVSLNEAAIDRSFGKIFKPFSLSGPNAGADFVLKFPINLEIKMKATLLGACILIECLYYEKNEEPLLCKVLKCFSR